Proteins from one Oscillatoria sp. FACHB-1407 genomic window:
- a CDS encoding dipeptide ABC transporter ATP-binding protein yields MTSALFCIDQLRVAYPQRSGSSALAESSDPNSLPAPPTRWAVNNVSLTLNPGERLGLVGESGCGKSTLGRAAMRLLPRSTQIEGRVLFDGRSVLDFNPTELRQFRGEAVALVFQDPMTRLDPLMTIGEHCVETLLAHEPNLSRQAAKERAIATLEAVKIPASRWSQYPHEFSGGMRQRVAIALALLLNPRLIVADEPTTSLDVTVSAQILRELTRLCKERNMALLLISHDLALVGEYCDRIAVMYDGNLVEEGKTQTVLSQPQHPYTRSLLEAALHIHADSSSSQTPPSPPSGSNGTVPQTPLLRLENLQKHYTLEQNFVARLITKQANSVIKAVDGVSLDLYQGEILGLVGESGCGKSTLSRTILHLIRPTAGQVEFLGNNLTRLSPSALREQRRQMQMVFQDPHACLNPAMTVGQSIADPLLIHHLADAIAAKKQVEAMLERVGLTPVDDYYHRYPSDLSGGQQQRVAIARALITRPKLLICDEPVSMLDASVQAQVLNLMLDLKREFDLTYLFITHDLWVARFLCDRIAVMKAGQIVELGDTETIFTQPQHPYTQTLLQAAPLLSVLQTKQGQMERIND; encoded by the coding sequence ATGACCAGTGCCCTATTTTGTATTGACCAGTTGCGAGTCGCTTACCCTCAACGCAGCGGTTCCTCTGCTCTGGCTGAATCTTCTGACCCAAACTCGTTGCCTGCGCCCCCGACCCGTTGGGCTGTCAACAATGTTTCCCTAACGCTGAACCCCGGTGAGCGGTTGGGGTTGGTCGGGGAGTCGGGTTGTGGCAAGTCCACGCTCGGACGGGCGGCAATGCGGTTGTTGCCTCGTTCCACGCAGATTGAAGGACGAGTGTTGTTTGACGGGCGATCGGTGTTGGATTTTAACCCAACCGAGTTGCGCCAGTTTCGGGGTGAAGCCGTAGCGTTGGTGTTTCAAGACCCGATGACTCGTCTCGACCCGTTGATGACCATTGGAGAGCATTGCGTTGAGACCCTGCTGGCACATGAACCCAACTTGTCACGCCAAGCGGCTAAAGAACGGGCGATCGCCACGTTAGAAGCGGTCAAAATTCCTGCCAGTCGCTGGTCACAATATCCCCATGAGTTTAGCGGCGGAATGCGGCAACGGGTGGCGATCGCTCTAGCTCTGTTGCTAAATCCCCGGTTGATCGTGGCAGATGAGCCAACCACCAGTCTGGATGTGACGGTTTCCGCGCAAATTTTGCGAGAGTTAACCCGTCTGTGCAAAGAGCGCAACATGGCATTGTTGCTGATCTCTCACGACTTAGCTCTCGTGGGGGAGTATTGCGATCGCATTGCGGTGATGTACGACGGTAATCTGGTCGAGGAGGGCAAGACCCAAACCGTTCTGTCTCAGCCTCAGCACCCCTACACGCGATCGCTCCTCGAAGCTGCCCTCCACATTCACGCTGACTCCAGTTCATCCCAAACCCCTCCATCCCCTCCATCTGGTAGCAACGGGACTGTTCCCCAAACTCCCTTACTGCGCCTGGAGAATTTGCAAAAGCATTACACCCTGGAGCAAAATTTCGTGGCTCGTTTGATCACCAAGCAAGCCAATAGCGTCATCAAAGCGGTAGATGGAGTCAGCCTTGACCTCTATCAAGGTGAGATTTTGGGCTTGGTCGGGGAGTCGGGCTGTGGCAAAAGCACCCTCTCTCGCACGATTCTGCATCTGATTCGCCCCACGGCTGGACAGGTCGAGTTTTTAGGGAACAACCTGACTCGCCTCTCGCCTTCTGCACTGCGGGAACAGCGACGGCAGATGCAAATGGTGTTTCAAGACCCCCACGCCTGCCTCAACCCAGCAATGACCGTTGGGCAGAGCATCGCTGACCCTTTGCTGATCCATCATTTAGCCGACGCGATCGCCGCTAAAAAGCAAGTCGAAGCTATGTTAGAGCGAGTTGGCTTAACCCCCGTTGACGACTATTACCACCGCTATCCGAGTGACTTGTCTGGCGGGCAACAACAACGTGTGGCAATCGCCCGTGCGCTGATTACCCGTCCCAAACTGCTGATCTGCGATGAACCCGTCAGTATGCTCGATGCCAGCGTTCAGGCTCAGGTGTTGAACCTGATGCTGGATCTGAAGCGAGAATTTGACCTGACCTACCTCTTTATCACCCACGATCTCTGGGTCGCAAGGTTCCTGTGCGATCGCATTGCCGTCATGAAAGCGGGTCAAATTGTGGAACTGGGAGACACGGAAACTATCTTCACCCAACCCCAACATCCCTACACGCAAACCCTTTTGCAAGCGGCTCCCCTGTTGTCGGTGCTGCAAACGAAGCAAGGACAAATGGAAAGGATAAACGATTAA
- a CDS encoding long-chain acyl-[acyl-carrier-protein] reductase has translation MFGLIGHLTSLEHAQSVARELGYPEYADQGLDFWCSAPPQIVDTIKVTSATGQQIEGRYVESCFLPEMLATRRIKAATRKIINAMAHAQKHGIDITALGGFSSIIFENFNLEQIQQVRNIKLEFERFTTGNTHTAYIICRQVEQVAPKLGIDLAKATVAVCGATGDIGSAVCRWLDARTDVAELLLIARNQERLQALQGELGRGKIMSLEEALPQADIVVWVASMPKGVEIDPTTLKQPCLMIDGGYPKNLATMIKHPGVHVLNGGIVEHSLDIDWKIMKIVNMDVPARQLFACFAESMLLEFEKLYTNFSWGRNQITLDKMDLIGQASIKHGFQPLLTVA, from the coding sequence ATGTTTGGTCTAATTGGTCATCTCACAAGTTTAGAACACGCTCAATCCGTTGCTAGAGAGTTAGGTTATCCAGAATATGCTGACCAGGGGTTAGACTTCTGGTGTAGTGCTCCACCTCAAATCGTAGACACGATCAAAGTAACCAGTGCGACTGGTCAACAAATTGAAGGGCGATACGTCGAGTCCTGCTTTTTACCAGAAATGCTAGCCACCCGACGCATCAAAGCCGCTACCCGCAAAATTATCAACGCCATGGCTCATGCTCAGAAGCATGGCATCGACATTACCGCTCTGGGCGGGTTCTCCTCCATCATCTTCGAGAATTTCAATCTGGAGCAGATCCAACAGGTTCGCAATATCAAGCTAGAGTTTGAACGGTTTACAACAGGCAATACCCACACCGCTTACATCATTTGCCGTCAGGTCGAGCAGGTCGCGCCGAAGCTGGGCATTGATCTCGCTAAAGCAACCGTTGCGGTCTGTGGGGCGACAGGCGATATCGGCAGTGCGGTGTGCCGTTGGCTGGATGCCCGTACGGATGTAGCTGAATTGCTGTTGATCGCGCGCAACCAGGAACGACTGCAAGCGTTGCAGGGCGAACTCGGTCGGGGCAAAATTATGAGCCTTGAAGAAGCGTTACCTCAAGCCGATATTGTGGTTTGGGTTGCCAGTATGCCCAAAGGGGTTGAGATTGACCCAACCACTTTGAAGCAACCCTGTCTCATGATTGATGGAGGGTATCCCAAAAACTTGGCAACAATGATCAAACATCCAGGAGTGCATGTGCTGAATGGGGGTATCGTGGAACACTCCCTCGACATCGACTGGAAAATCATGAAGATTGTCAATATGGATGTCCCCGCTCGTCAACTGTTTGCTTGCTTTGCGGAGTCTATGTTGTTGGAGTTTGAGAAGCTCTACACCAACTTCTCCTGGGGACGCAACCAGATCACACTCGACAAGATGGATTTGATTGGACAGGCTTCCATCAAACATGGATTCCAACCGCTGTTAACGGTCGCCTAA
- a CDS encoding transglycosylase SLT domain-containing protein — MLKQPKRTLLITAGAGVLALALGGATAAALYPTWISRLPIVGQWIQPNEPSNEFSQASESSESSVVLSLVSLSPAERAAQLEAIATQASSTDQYRARYLLAMDLINQNRGGAALPLLEGLEQDYPVLAPAVLAKRAQAYTASAQPEQATATWQALLQQFPDSPFAAEALYALGQTDAQALEQLLTQFPAHGRAIALAQERLAQNPNQPQLLLLLARYGLHLNDGEAALDRLVNEYASTLPPQDWEAIAFGYWELQRYSSASDAYAKAPATPLGLYRVGRGAWLGDRTQDAIAAYRVLIQQFPDAPETGLGLLRLSRLVEPQEALSYTDQIISRFPDRAPEALLERAKALDALGSAESASQARQSLLTQYSSSDAAAELRWTLAEQRMEAGDLRGAWELARQLVKDNPDSEYAPEAAFWLGKWAHQSGQPEAQAAFEYVLTHYPDSYYAWRSAVYLGWDNVGDFTSVRAKVPEVITPTQRPTLPAGSELLQELYRLGQNQDTWSVWQVEFQNRMTPTVAEQFTDGVLRLGVGDHLEGIFMVSSLANRETPEERSQYKALKQQPFYWQALYPFLYSQPIQNWSKERQLNPLLVTALIRQESRFEPNIRSVVGAIGLMQVMPDTGVWISETTEFPNYNLDNPDDNIRFGTWFLDYTHEEYSDNSLFAVASYNAGPGNVADWIARFGFSDPDIFVEQIPFPETKGYVESVFGNYWNYLRLYNPEVSQQLARYSPNHVEMVGQMP; from the coding sequence ATGCTCAAGCAACCGAAACGGACTTTACTCATAACGGCTGGTGCAGGTGTATTGGCATTGGCATTGGGAGGTGCGACTGCGGCTGCGCTTTACCCAACTTGGATTAGTCGGCTGCCGATTGTAGGTCAGTGGATTCAACCCAATGAACCTTCGAATGAGTTTAGCCAAGCTTCAGAATCGTCAGAATCGTCCGTGGTGTTGTCGTTGGTGTCACTCTCCCCAGCAGAACGGGCGGCTCAGTTAGAGGCGATCGCCACTCAGGCTTCATCAACGGATCAGTATCGAGCACGTTATCTGTTGGCGATGGATCTAATCAATCAAAACCGAGGTGGTGCGGCTCTGCCTCTGCTGGAGGGGTTAGAGCAGGACTACCCGGTGTTAGCTCCGGCAGTGCTGGCAAAACGAGCGCAGGCGTACACGGCAAGTGCTCAACCCGAACAAGCCACTGCGACGTGGCAAGCCTTGTTGCAGCAGTTTCCAGATAGCCCCTTTGCTGCTGAGGCGTTGTATGCCCTTGGTCAAACCGATGCTCAGGCGTTGGAGCAACTTCTGACTCAATTTCCGGCACATGGTCGAGCGATCGCTCTGGCGCAGGAGCGACTGGCTCAAAACCCCAATCAACCCCAATTGCTGCTGTTGTTAGCTCGATACGGGTTGCATTTAAACGATGGAGAAGCTGCCCTCGATCGCCTGGTGAATGAGTATGCATCCACCCTGCCCCCCCAGGATTGGGAAGCGATCGCCTTTGGTTACTGGGAACTTCAGCGATATAGCAGTGCCAGTGATGCCTATGCCAAAGCCCCAGCTACCCCTTTGGGGCTGTATCGCGTCGGTCGGGGAGCCTGGTTGGGTGATCGAACTCAGGATGCGATCGCCGCCTATAGGGTTTTGATCCAACAGTTTCCTGATGCACCAGAGACAGGGTTAGGGTTGCTGCGTTTGTCTCGTCTGGTGGAACCGCAGGAGGCACTGAGTTACACCGACCAGATCATTAGCCGTTTTCCCGATCGCGCTCCCGAAGCATTATTGGAGCGGGCAAAGGCATTGGATGCTCTGGGCAGTGCCGAGTCCGCCAGTCAAGCTCGACAATCCCTGTTAACCCAGTACAGTTCCTCAGATGCGGCAGCAGAACTGCGCTGGACGCTGGCAGAGCAACGCATGGAAGCCGGAGATCTGCGGGGAGCCTGGGAGTTAGCCCGACAACTGGTGAAGGATAACCCTGACAGTGAATATGCCCCAGAAGCCGCTTTCTGGTTGGGTAAGTGGGCACACCAATCCGGGCAACCCGAAGCTCAGGCAGCGTTTGAATATGTCCTGACCCACTACCCCGACTCTTACTATGCGTGGCGATCGGCAGTCTATTTGGGCTGGGACAATGTGGGAGACTTCACCAGCGTCCGTGCCAAAGTGCCCGAAGTCATTACTCCCACCCAACGCCCAACCCTACCCGCTGGCTCTGAGTTGTTGCAGGAACTCTATCGCCTGGGACAGAATCAGGACACCTGGTCGGTGTGGCAGGTGGAGTTTCAAAACCGCATGACCCCCACCGTAGCAGAACAGTTTACAGATGGGGTATTGCGCCTGGGGGTAGGCGACCATCTGGAAGGCATCTTTATGGTGTCCAGTCTCGCCAATCGGGAAACACCAGAGGAGCGATCGCAATACAAAGCGTTGAAGCAGCAACCTTTTTACTGGCAAGCGTTGTATCCCTTCCTTTATTCGCAACCGATTCAGAACTGGTCAAAAGAGCGACAACTCAACCCGTTGTTAGTGACAGCGTTGATTCGACAAGAGTCGCGCTTTGAACCGAATATCCGTTCTGTAGTAGGGGCGATCGGGCTAATGCAAGTGATGCCCGATACGGGCGTGTGGATCTCGGAAACCACCGAATTTCCTAACTACAACCTGGATAACCCGGATGACAACATCCGCTTTGGCACCTGGTTCCTCGACTACACCCATGAGGAATACAGCGATAACTCTCTGTTTGCAGTCGCCAGCTACAATGCGGGGCCGGGGAATGTCGCCGATTGGATTGCCCGTTTTGGTTTCAGTGACCCCGATATTTTCGTAGAACAGATTCCCTTTCCCGAAACGAAGGGATATGTGGAGTCGGTGTTTGGTAACTATTGGAACTACCTGCGGCTCTACAACCCAGAGGTTTCACAACAATTGGCTCGCTATTCACCCAATCACGTTGAAATGGTGGGACAGATGCCGTAA
- a CDS encoding DUF554 domain-containing protein, which yields MTLDFWARTSGTWINVATIILGTLVGVGLGGRLPLRMQQIITQALGLITLFVGLSLANSLNEGRAGVVDGVILGLLVLVVGGLLGEWCQLEKALEAIGDWLKTRFKGKGKFTEGFVAASLLFCVGPLALIGSLNNGLVGDSRLLVLKASMDGLAAIALTSGYGMGVGFSALSILLYQGGISLAAGLLAQALPDPATSPLVMLVTGVGGLMIVGLSLNLLEIAKVRVASFLPALLLAPIVHSLIEWLT from the coding sequence ATGACACTTGATTTTTGGGCAAGAACCAGTGGCACCTGGATTAATGTAGCTACCATTATCTTAGGAACCCTGGTGGGAGTCGGATTGGGCGGACGTTTACCGCTACGGATGCAGCAAATCATCACTCAGGCACTCGGCTTGATCACCCTGTTTGTAGGCTTGAGTCTGGCTAACAGCTTGAACGAAGGACGGGCAGGGGTGGTCGATGGGGTGATCTTAGGATTGCTGGTGCTCGTCGTAGGGGGATTGCTTGGAGAGTGGTGCCAACTCGAAAAAGCTCTAGAGGCGATCGGGGATTGGCTCAAAACCCGCTTTAAAGGAAAAGGCAAATTTACTGAGGGATTTGTCGCTGCCAGTTTACTATTTTGTGTGGGACCGCTCGCCCTGATCGGCAGCCTCAACAACGGACTGGTGGGAGATAGCCGTTTGCTGGTTCTCAAAGCCTCAATGGATGGACTCGCGGCGATCGCTCTGACGAGTGGCTATGGGATGGGGGTCGGCTTTTCGGCTCTTAGTATCCTGCTTTATCAAGGTGGAATCTCCCTGGCAGCAGGTCTACTGGCTCAAGCCCTGCCAGATCCGGCAACCTCCCCTTTAGTAATGTTGGTCACGGGCGTAGGCGGGTTGATGATTGTGGGGTTATCGTTAAATCTTTTGGAAATTGCAAAGGTTAGAGTTGCCTCATTTTTACCCGCTCTCCTGTTAGCTCCAATCGTTCATAGCCTTATAGAGTGGCTGACTTAG
- a CDS encoding acetamidase/formamidase family protein codes for MKYFEQNKLGRVLLTLITSLQSTLQVWGRSLQPKSRKRKIWLVLTGAIATSLVLIGWSFWFSPAHASGRTYRVLSVPGNVIWGELFKPDSPPILRVQSGDRLIMNTVSHEGILPDQGDTTEFLTAGGIKREDILPDQIRVKAEVPKSGPGPHVITGPIYVEGAEPGDVLEIKTLALNYRSPYGVISNRHGRGSLPGEYPENNAPIYTKVIPIERSRDVGIFKPSNGLPDLEIPLKPFMGLMGIVPANVEEAVNSVPPGNYGGNVDIKDLGVGSSLYLPVQVPGALFYAGDPHCAQGNGEVALTAIECSLTPTFELVLHKDMTLDTPMGEIEDAWIAIGLDRDLDEAMKKSVREYLRIVNEKYGLTKPDALLYASAAIDFEVSQVVDIVKGIHTLIPKESFKALQAE; via the coding sequence TTGAAATACTTTGAGCAGAATAAATTAGGGCGCGTTTTGCTAACACTCATTACATCCCTTCAGAGCACACTCCAAGTCTGGGGGCGATCGCTTCAACCCAAGTCTCGAAAGCGCAAGATATGGCTGGTGCTAACAGGGGCGATCGCCACGTCCCTGGTGTTGATAGGTTGGTCATTCTGGTTCTCTCCGGCACATGCCAGTGGTCGTACGTATCGTGTGCTGTCGGTGCCCGGAAACGTGATTTGGGGGGAATTGTTTAAGCCAGACAGTCCACCGATTCTAAGAGTGCAATCGGGCGATCGCCTGATTATGAATACGGTGTCTCATGAGGGCATCTTGCCTGATCAGGGCGATACCACTGAATTTCTGACAGCGGGTGGTATCAAACGTGAAGATATTTTGCCTGATCAGATACGAGTCAAAGCAGAAGTGCCTAAGTCGGGTCCGGGTCCACACGTGATCACAGGTCCAATCTATGTGGAGGGCGCAGAACCCGGTGACGTACTCGAAATTAAAACGCTGGCATTGAATTATCGATCGCCCTATGGTGTCATTTCTAACCGCCACGGTCGCGGCTCCCTGCCAGGGGAGTATCCCGAAAACAACGCGCCGATCTACACCAAAGTGATTCCCATTGAACGCAGCCGGGATGTCGGGATCTTTAAACCGAGTAACGGCTTGCCCGACTTAGAGATTCCGCTAAAACCCTTTATGGGGCTGATGGGCATTGTGCCTGCCAATGTTGAAGAGGCGGTTAACTCAGTTCCTCCTGGAAATTATGGTGGCAATGTCGATATCAAAGATCTGGGTGTTGGCAGCAGCTTATATTTGCCTGTTCAAGTGCCCGGTGCGCTCTTTTACGCGGGTGATCCGCATTGTGCCCAGGGTAATGGCGAAGTGGCTCTAACTGCGATCGAGTGTTCGTTAACCCCAACCTTTGAGTTAGTCCTTCATAAAGACATGACGCTCGACACTCCGATGGGCGAAATCGAGGATGCCTGGATTGCCATCGGGCTCGATCGCGACCTGGATGAGGCAATGAAGAAATCGGTGCGCGAATACCTGCGAATTGTCAACGAGAAGTATGGGCTAACGAAACCCGATGCATTGCTCTATGCAAGTGCGGCGATCGACTTTGAAGTGTCTCAGGTCGTCGATATCGTCAAGGGTATTCATACCTTGATTCCCAAGGAGAGTTTTAAAGCACTCCAGGCAGAGTAA
- a CDS encoding type IV pilin-like G/H family protein, with protein MKAELQAKFLQYWVKSIPQDRGFTLLELLVVIMIIGLLSALALPSFLSQSSKARESEALTYVGSINRGQQAYFLEKNAFGNLEDLQVGLSTSKNYTYASTPVGAGSLAAAVTTATPAGVMRGYAGRVWLGTLTDGTLTSWSIVCQGTPATVPVITGTVCP; from the coding sequence ATGAAGGCTGAACTACAAGCGAAATTTCTTCAATATTGGGTTAAGTCTATCCCGCAAGATCGGGGCTTTACCCTACTGGAGTTGCTGGTCGTAATCATGATCATTGGCTTACTATCAGCCCTTGCCCTGCCCTCATTTCTCTCTCAATCGAGTAAGGCTCGTGAGTCTGAGGCTTTAACCTACGTTGGCTCCATTAATCGAGGTCAGCAGGCATACTTTCTTGAGAAGAATGCTTTTGGTAATTTAGAAGACTTACAGGTAGGTCTTTCGACGTCCAAAAACTACACCTATGCCTCAACTCCAGTAGGCGCAGGTAGCCTTGCTGCGGCTGTGACGACTGCTACTCCGGCAGGAGTGATGCGGGGCTACGCAGGGCGAGTCTGGCTAGGCACCTTAACAGATGGGACACTGACTTCCTGGTCAATTGTCTGCCAGGGTACGCCCGCCACTGTACCTGTGATTACAGGCACCGTTTGCCCCTAA
- a CDS encoding cation diffusion facilitator family transporter, translating to MHYHSADCHPGCNHTHAVNASDPSKARLLLTALLLIGGFAIAELIVGFTSHSLALVAEAGHMVSDCLALGLALVATWLARLPVSDRAPFGYRRVEILAALANGIGLVAIALWIGWEAMTRLQAPEVEILGMPMLITAAVGLGINSLNAFLLHDHSHHDLNLRGAFLHMVADAISSVGVLLAAIAIWAWQWNWADGAISLLVAVFVVVGAIPLIRQSLDILLEKTPSHLDLAQIQTHIEQMEGVKEVNTLRAWAIAPGQELLMAQLTVESTDGQERDRLLFHIQETLQREFNLSEVMLQMANPLRIKPLNLSNPPALPILETVNKTE from the coding sequence ATGCATTATCATTCCGCTGATTGTCATCCGGGTTGTAACCATACCCATGCTGTGAACGCCTCTGATCCCAGTAAGGCTCGGCTTCTGCTGACTGCCTTGCTGTTGATTGGCGGATTTGCGATCGCCGAACTGATTGTCGGTTTCACAAGCCACAGTCTGGCACTGGTGGCCGAAGCAGGCCACATGGTGTCTGATTGTTTGGCACTGGGGTTAGCTCTGGTCGCAACCTGGCTAGCTCGCTTGCCTGTCTCAGATCGGGCACCGTTTGGTTATCGACGGGTCGAGATTCTAGCTGCCCTGGCAAATGGTATTGGGTTAGTGGCGATCGCCCTGTGGATTGGTTGGGAGGCTATGACCCGACTGCAAGCCCCGGAAGTTGAGATTCTGGGAATGCCGATGCTAATTACGGCGGCGGTGGGTCTGGGTATTAATAGCCTGAATGCTTTTCTACTGCACGATCACAGTCACCACGATCTGAACTTGCGCGGCGCATTTCTGCATATGGTTGCCGATGCGATTAGCTCGGTGGGGGTGCTGCTCGCGGCGATCGCTATCTGGGCATGGCAATGGAATTGGGCAGATGGCGCGATTAGCTTGCTCGTAGCGGTGTTCGTGGTCGTTGGTGCAATTCCGCTAATTCGCCAAAGTTTGGATATTTTGTTAGAAAAAACGCCGAGCCATCTCGATTTAGCTCAAATCCAAACGCACATTGAGCAAATGGAAGGGGTGAAGGAAGTGAACACCTTACGAGCATGGGCGATCGCCCCTGGACAAGAGTTGCTGATGGCTCAGTTAACGGTTGAGAGCACCGATGGACAAGAGCGCGATCGCCTCTTATTTCACATTCAAGAGACGTTGCAACGAGAGTTCAATCTTTCAGAAGTAATGTTACAGATGGCGAATCCGTTGCGAATCAAACCGCTCAATCTGTCTAACCCACCTGCTCTACCAATCTTAGAAACCGTCAATAAAACAGAGTAG
- a CDS encoding chlorophyll a/b-binding protein, with amino-acid sequence MQDQQAKFGFTQFAETWNGRLAMLGFAIGLATELITGNGILSQLGLM; translated from the coding sequence ATGCAAGATCAACAAGCAAAGTTCGGATTTACTCAATTTGCTGAAACCTGGAACGGTCGTTTGGCAATGTTAGGATTTGCAATCGGTCTCGCAACTGAGTTGATTACTGGAAATGGCATTCTCTCTCAGTTAGGGTTGATGTAA
- a CDS encoding leucyl aminopeptidase produces MDFRGTDTPRVNWTGDCLVVGLFEDAIELTGDLAELDQTLSGTLQELINEFEFKGKAESTAVTRVGANSPIRKIAVVGLGKSDALTLETLRRATAAAVRLVKREKCKTVGISFPAWNNDPAQTVQAIAEGLELTLHNDHRFKSDDDKTFEIQQVELLGFPGQEDAINRARQISLGVILARELVSAPANIVTPITMAETAEAIAREYALELEILEQEDCEKLGMGAFLGVAKASELPPKFIHLTYRPQGTPRRKLAIVGKGLTFDSGGLNIKPTGSGIEMMKTDMGGAAATLGAAKAVGSLKPDVEVHFISAVTENMISGRAMHPGDILTASNGKTIEINNTDAEGRLTLADALVFAEKLGVDAIVDLATLTGACVIALGDDIAGLWSTSQAIATEFLEAAKQSGEKFWQMPMEEKYFDGLKSVVADMKNTGPRPGGAITASLFLKQFVKETPWVHLDIAGPVWADKDNGYNNAGGTGFAVRTLVNWVLT; encoded by the coding sequence ATGGATTTTCGAGGCACAGATACACCACGGGTCAATTGGACAGGCGATTGTTTGGTTGTTGGATTGTTTGAAGATGCGATCGAGTTAACGGGCGATTTAGCCGAGCTAGACCAAACCCTATCAGGTACGCTACAAGAACTGATTAACGAGTTTGAGTTTAAAGGCAAAGCTGAAAGCACGGCTGTGACCAGAGTTGGTGCAAATAGCCCTATTCGTAAAATTGCTGTTGTGGGGTTGGGTAAGTCTGATGCTCTGACCCTGGAGACATTGCGACGAGCAACTGCGGCGGCAGTGCGTCTGGTGAAGCGTGAAAAATGCAAAACTGTTGGCATTAGCTTCCCTGCCTGGAACAATGATCCGGCTCAAACGGTGCAGGCGATCGCAGAAGGTTTAGAACTAACTCTGCACAATGACCATCGCTTCAAGTCAGATGATGACAAAACCTTTGAGATTCAACAAGTGGAATTACTGGGTTTCCCAGGACAGGAGGATGCGATTAATCGTGCCCGTCAGATTAGCCTGGGGGTCATCCTGGCACGCGAGCTAGTCTCTGCCCCTGCCAACATCGTTACCCCCATCACCATGGCAGAAACCGCAGAGGCGATCGCCCGTGAGTATGCTCTGGAGTTAGAGATCCTGGAGCAGGAAGATTGCGAGAAACTCGGCATGGGAGCCTTTTTGGGTGTGGCAAAAGCCTCTGAGTTACCCCCCAAATTTATCCATCTCACCTATCGCCCGCAGGGCACACCGCGTCGCAAATTGGCGATCGTCGGTAAAGGGCTCACCTTTGATAGCGGTGGGTTAAATATCAAACCCACGGGTAGCGGTATCGAGATGATGAAAACCGATATGGGGGGAGCCGCTGCAACTTTGGGAGCCGCTAAAGCCGTTGGTTCCCTCAAACCCGATGTCGAAGTTCACTTTATCAGTGCGGTGACAGAGAACATGATTAGCGGTCGTGCCATGCATCCCGGTGACATTCTCACCGCTTCCAATGGCAAAACCATCGAAATCAACAACACGGATGCCGAAGGACGGCTGACCCTGGCGGATGCCCTGGTGTTTGCGGAGAAGTTAGGGGTTGATGCCATTGTCGATCTGGCAACGCTAACCGGAGCGTGTGTCATTGCCCTGGGAGATGATATTGCTGGCTTGTGGAGCACCAGTCAGGCGATCGCCACTGAGTTTTTGGAAGCCGCGAAGCAGTCAGGCGAGAAATTCTGGCAGATGCCGATGGAGGAGAAATATTTTGACGGACTAAAGTCGGTCGTTGCAGATATGAAAAACACGGGTCCCCGTCCCGGTGGAGCCATTACCGCGAGCCTCTTCCTCAAACAATTTGTCAAAGAAACGCCCTGGGTACACCTCGACATTGCGGGTCCCGTTTGGGCAGATAAGGACAATGGTTACAACAATGCGGGGGGAACGGGGTTTGCAGTGCGAACCCTGGTCAACTGGGTGTTGACTTGA
- a CDS encoding response regulator, protein MRILIVEDDPMMQLGLEQSLSSQPGMTVVGRADDGYLAVEAALKLKPDVIVMDIGLPRLDGIAATQQIKTALPEVRVVMLTSHTTENEVIGALSSGADAYCVKGTSVDRLLTAIAAAQEGASYLDPQVARRVMDHLKSPAPNEESVTVGQLSQRELEVLKLMVEGHSNPEIAAALYLSPNTVKTHVRGIMNKLAVDDRVQAAVVALRAGLV, encoded by the coding sequence ATGCGGATTCTGATTGTAGAAGATGACCCAATGATGCAACTGGGTCTAGAGCAGTCTCTCTCCAGTCAACCTGGAATGACGGTTGTAGGACGGGCTGATGATGGCTATCTGGCGGTTGAGGCGGCTCTCAAGCTCAAACCAGATGTCATTGTGATGGATATTGGTTTGCCGCGCCTGGACGGCATTGCAGCCACCCAACAGATCAAAACCGCTTTGCCAGAGGTGCGCGTGGTGATGTTGACCTCTCACACCACTGAGAATGAAGTGATTGGAGCCTTGTCGAGTGGTGCCGATGCGTATTGTGTCAAGGGCACTAGTGTCGATCGCCTGCTGACTGCGATCGCGGCCGCCCAAGAAGGAGCCAGTTATCTAGACCCACAGGTTGCCCGTCGAGTCATGGATCACCTCAAATCACCCGCACCTAATGAAGAATCAGTAACGGTTGGGCAACTTTCACAACGCGAATTAGAGGTGCTTAAATTGATGGTTGAGGGACATAGCAATCCGGAAATTGCAGCTGCACTTTACCTCAGCCCTAACACAGTAAAAACCCATGTTCGCGGCATTATGAATAAACTTGCAGTAGACGATCGCGTTCAGGCAGCAGTCGTCGCTTTAAGAGCAGGGTTAGTCTAA